CCGCCTCTCGTCCCCCGAGCCCAGGCACAGGAACTGGGAGGAGCGGGCACGGCGCCAGTCCTTGAGCCATTCATCGTGCGTCCGGTAGCCGTTTTCCTCCAGGTGGAACTGCCGGCGGAAGAGCCTGTTTGAGCCAAAGCACATGCGGGGCACCACACGGTTGAGGTCCTGTTCCACCAGCGCCAGCCTGGACTCCAGTTGGGCCAGCCGGCGCCTCTTGTGGTGGATCTCGAACCTCAGCCCCCACCTGGACCCCGGGCCTTCGGCCTGCTCCAGTCGCTCCTTGAGGCCGGCCAGGGATTCCTCCAGTGAACGGATCTGATCTTTCAGCCTGCGCGCGTGCCTCTTCCTGGCTTCGTGGGCGGCCTTCACCTTGCCCCCCAGTACCGAGGCCACGGCGTTGAACATGCGGGCGGTGATGCCAAACGCGGGAAGGTAACGGCGCTTGCAGTCGGGCAGGGGTTCACCCCGGACGTAATGGTCACGGAAGAGGGTCCGCTCGACGCAGCCAAAGAGGGCGGCAAAGGCCTCCAGCAGGGGATACAAAGACCTGTCTTTGATTCTGGTCTCAAAGGTTACCTTCACGCCACCACACCTGCCAGTTACCCCGGACAAACCCTGCGCCGGGCCCATCTCCGCACATCGGTTCGTATGCATTATACCTGGGGGATGACCCCGTGCCAGCACCTGTTCGTCGCTTGGTTGTCGCCTGATCTCTTGCAACTATTGCTGGGAACCTGCCGAGATTGTTGAGTGTCTTGCTCGCTGCGAGCAACCCCTCAGTGGTCGCCGTACCAGTCGGGACACAGGAGACCAGTGTGCGAGAGTGCAAGCAACACAGTGGCCCGGCAACTCCCGGCTCCGCCAGATACGATGCCTGGGCCCGGACCACCTCGGCCACTGTTCGTTTGCCATCACTGCTCGCCCATACGAGCAGCGACAGGCGCGGCACACCAAATCCGGCAGCAATAAACGCTGCCGGTACGAGGGCACACTCACGCCCGCTGATTCTGGCTGCTTGCGCGCCCAATTCAGCGTTGGGACACCGTGCAACCCCGCACTCGGCAGCATCTGTTTGCTGAACTTCCCTGGGCCGTGCACCCGAGGCGGCAGCGGAGCTACGGGTTACTCACGTCGCCCCTATTCAATCTCGATGATGTCACCCTCGTAGATGTATATGTCGATCGTCCCCCTATCCTTGCCGTATATCCAGAGTTTGAAGTCGTTGCCAACCCTGGTGTAGCTGCCGAACGAGAAAGTAGCTCGCGCCTCCTGCTGCGGGAGGGCAATATAGTCGTCAAGCACATCGCGGAGATTCGCATAGCTTTGGATAGCACTTTCCGCCGGGTAGTCCCCTTGCTTTGAGGCAAATAGTACCATGGCGGTCTGGATGTTCTT
This genomic window from Bacillota bacterium contains:
- a CDS encoding IS200/IS605 family accessory protein TnpB-related protein → MKVTFETRIKDRSLYPLLEAFAALFGCVERTLFRDHYVRGEPLPDCKRRYLPAFGITARMFNAVASVLGGKVKAAHEARKRHARRLKDQIRSLEESLAGLKERLEQAEGPGSRWGLRFEIHHKRRRLAQLESRLALVEQDLNRVVPRMCFGSNRLFRRQFHLEENGYRTHDEWLKDWRRARSSQFLCLGSGDERR
- a CDS encoding prepilin-type N-terminal cleavage/methylation domain-containing protein gives rise to the protein MSEGSGSKMRYLRRDRRGFTLIELVVVITILGVLVAIAVPMVGGYVDNAKKKAAKTDAKNIQTAMVLFASKQGDYPAESAIQSYANLRDVLDDYIALPQQEARATFSFGSYTRVGNDFKLWIYGKDRGTIDIYIYEGDIIEIE